A window of Candidatus Hydrogenedentota bacterium contains these coding sequences:
- a CDS encoding serine acetyltransferase: protein MKFLDCFTIDLRARAGGSAPGWGALLLRLLLNPGYRAVVYYRIAGYLRAVRYPRRLTNLMAALLTARLSRVPGVEIHARATIAPGLSLPHPHDIVIGAGARIGACATLYNGVTLGARDLKARDTVQDESERYPALGDNVTVFTGAKLLGPVRIGAHSTIGANCVVLKSFPEKSVLVGIPARNLADVETGSGTES, encoded by the coding sequence GTGAAATTCCTGGACTGTTTCACCATCGACTTGCGCGCCAGAGCGGGCGGCTCCGCCCCGGGCTGGGGCGCGCTGCTTCTGCGCCTGCTCCTCAACCCCGGATACCGCGCGGTGGTCTATTACCGGATCGCGGGCTACCTCCGGGCTGTGCGTTACCCGAGGCGTTTGACGAATCTGATGGCCGCACTCCTGACCGCCCGCCTGTCGCGTGTTCCGGGCGTCGAGATTCACGCGCGGGCCACCATCGCGCCCGGGCTGAGCCTTCCGCACCCGCATGACATCGTCATCGGGGCCGGCGCCCGTATCGGAGCATGCGCAACGCTCTACAATGGCGTGACGCTCGGCGCGCGCGATCTCAAGGCGCGGGACACGGTTCAGGACGAGAGTGAACGCTATCCGGCGCTGGGCGACAACGTCACCGTATTCACCGGCGCCAAGCTGCTCGGCCCGGTCCGCATCGGGGCGCACTCCACGATCGGAGCGAATTGCGTCGTCTTGAAATCGTTCCCGGAGAAGAGCGTGCTGGTCGGAATCCCCGCGCGAAATCTGGCGGATGTTGAAACCGGATCCGGGACCGAATCCTGA
- a CDS encoding oligosaccharide flippase family protein, giving the protein MTGGFMSAARSRLARMRANGFYKSVAWVAGGTAVAQAVTILSTPVVTRLYTPADYGVFAVFTAILGVLQPLATLTYAMAIPLAEDRRQAQNVLKLCLAIVAGISLLLGVAVIFSGGFLAAWFEMPAAEAYLWLLPICLLGAGCYESLSGWALREKHFRIMSSTQISQSVSSAGAKIGLGFLGIQPLGLLLGLLASSVAGSFSLLRKLVQTEPEALQSFSRRELWAAAVRFKAFPQYRSWSRLLLGLNVRLPVFLMAALFDPVSVGYFGLASTMVDLPMSLIGNSVSKVFYAEIARFGKERPDKILRLSMSIMKKMSALGILAASALVIAGPWMFSLVFGPEWNEAGIFARWLAIAIMLRFVSSPVMHCLDVLEMQGLQLLINIVRVVIVSCAFGLAWMWGLAPVETAGLYASGLALFYALVIGAIVWLLRSRAARMAGDG; this is encoded by the coding sequence ATGACGGGCGGATTCATGAGCGCCGCGCGATCACGTCTTGCGCGCATGCGCGCGAACGGCTTCTACAAGAGCGTCGCGTGGGTCGCGGGCGGCACGGCCGTGGCGCAGGCCGTCACCATCCTGAGCACCCCCGTCGTGACCCGGCTGTATACGCCGGCCGACTACGGCGTGTTTGCGGTGTTCACGGCCATCCTCGGCGTGCTGCAACCGCTGGCGACCCTGACCTACGCGATGGCCATTCCGCTCGCCGAAGACAGGCGGCAGGCCCAGAATGTCCTGAAACTCTGCCTGGCCATCGTGGCTGGAATCAGTCTGCTCCTGGGCGTGGCGGTGATCTTTTCCGGGGGCTTTCTCGCGGCCTGGTTTGAGATGCCGGCCGCCGAAGCCTACCTCTGGCTGCTGCCAATTTGCCTGCTGGGGGCCGGATGCTACGAATCGCTGTCGGGATGGGCGCTGCGGGAGAAACACTTTCGGATCATGTCGTCCACGCAGATTTCCCAGAGCGTTTCATCCGCAGGCGCGAAGATTGGACTGGGCTTCCTCGGGATTCAACCTCTCGGTCTGCTGCTGGGCCTGCTGGCGTCAAGCGTTGCGGGATCCTTCAGCCTGCTGCGGAAGCTGGTCCAGACTGAGCCCGAGGCCCTTCAATCCTTCTCCCGTCGTGAACTCTGGGCGGCCGCGGTGCGATTCAAGGCCTTTCCCCAATACCGGTCCTGGTCGCGGCTGCTGCTGGGACTCAACGTGCGCCTTCCCGTCTTCCTGATGGCCGCCCTGTTCGATCCGGTGTCGGTGGGCTATTTCGGGCTGGCGAGCACCATGGTCGACCTGCCGATGTCGCTGATCGGCAACTCGGTTTCCAAGGTCTTCTACGCGGAGATAGCGCGCTTCGGAAAGGAGCGCCCGGACAAAATCCTGCGGCTTTCTATGTCCATTATGAAGAAAATGTCCGCACTTGGTATACTGGCGGCATCCGCACTCGTCATTGCCGGGCCCTGGATGTTTTCGCTTGTCTTCGGGCCGGAGTGGAACGAGGCGGGGATATTCGCCCGGTGGCTTGCCATCGCCATCATGTTGCGGTTTGTGTCTTCGCCGGTCATGCATTGCCTTGACGTGCTCGAAATGCAGGGCCTGCAACTCCTGATAAACATCGTGCGCGTCGTTATCGTGTCGTGTGCGTTTGGTCTGGCCTGGATGTGGGGCCTCGCCCCCGTGGAGACGGCGGGCCTTTACGCATCCGGTCTGGCCCTGTTCTACGCCCTCGTCATCGGCGCCATCGTCTGGCTGCTTCGGTCGCGGGCCGCGCGAATGGCCGGGGATGGATGA
- a CDS encoding O-antigen ligase family protein, producing the protein MLDKIFFVSLILLGSGVFRFVAPYLGISIGLVTAALMGLNCLYLAARVQYLREIVLRGAMGRWLLLLFVWPIATMVYAPVLDLRAAGLHFYFATLFASTVVYIRVNGLKPMYSALTICLVITAIGMPLSVKAPHLFEAAASLADARTEQLGRPIGFFLQPNRLAFCLCWLFIAWYALHPRKTAVKEVAAVLGFMGLVLATGSRGGVLVAAGVVAILLAYNWRERLLRGRLVMTGALLLLGLLAGVQGLRMYLDSLSTAPQRKHGDLIQRMESIISLQFSPEGSLEEDTSLEHRVSIQADYLAFIFETPFLGRGLGANTYYLETGRLWLSAHSESLTRALEFGIFYPIVFWLAAASLYMKRGRRRVERALGTNAVTQFAAAFAVIFAYASVLEEGRVFCIVLAIFYALVQYPEHLFARDEDTGQLGRLLSRREIRAQLTRRRPARAPEPPAREDDAAADGSPA; encoded by the coding sequence ATGCTCGATAAGATCTTTTTCGTCTCGCTGATACTGCTCGGGAGCGGCGTGTTCCGCTTCGTGGCCCCGTATCTGGGCATCTCCATCGGGCTGGTTACGGCGGCGCTGATGGGGTTGAACTGCCTCTACCTGGCCGCGCGCGTTCAGTACCTGCGCGAAATCGTGCTTCGGGGCGCGATGGGCCGCTGGCTTCTGCTGCTGTTCGTGTGGCCGATCGCGACGATGGTGTATGCGCCGGTTCTGGACCTGCGCGCGGCGGGGCTCCACTTCTACTTCGCCACCCTCTTCGCCAGCACGGTCGTGTACATCCGGGTCAACGGCCTGAAGCCGATGTATTCGGCGCTCACGATCTGCCTTGTCATCACGGCCATCGGGATGCCGCTGAGCGTGAAGGCGCCCCATCTTTTCGAGGCCGCCGCGTCGCTGGCCGATGCGCGGACGGAGCAGCTGGGCCGCCCGATCGGCTTCTTCCTGCAACCCAACCGCCTGGCGTTCTGCCTCTGCTGGCTATTTATCGCCTGGTACGCCCTGCACCCGCGCAAGACCGCGGTAAAAGAGGTGGCGGCCGTGCTGGGATTCATGGGCCTTGTGCTCGCCACGGGGTCGCGCGGCGGCGTGCTGGTGGCGGCGGGCGTGGTGGCGATTCTGCTGGCGTACAACTGGCGCGAGCGCCTGCTGCGGGGCCGGCTGGTCATGACGGGCGCGCTGCTGCTGCTGGGCCTGCTGGCGGGGGTGCAGGGGTTGCGCATGTACCTGGACTCGCTCTCGACCGCGCCCCAGCGGAAGCACGGCGACTTGATCCAGCGCATGGAGAGCATCATCTCGCTGCAATTCAGCCCGGAGGGCAGCTTGGAGGAGGACACGAGCCTGGAGCATCGCGTATCCATTCAGGCGGATTACCTGGCGTTTATCTTCGAGACGCCCTTCCTCGGCCGCGGGCTGGGGGCCAACACCTACTACCTCGAAACCGGGCGCCTCTGGCTCTCGGCGCACAGCGAATCGCTGACCCGCGCCCTGGAATTCGGGATCTTCTACCCCATCGTGTTCTGGCTGGCCGCGGCGAGCCTCTACATGAAGCGGGGGCGGCGTCGGGTGGAGCGGGCGCTCGGAACCAACGCCGTGACCCAGTTTGCAGCCGCCTTCGCGGTGATATTCGCGTATGCGTCCGTGCTCGAAGAGGGCCGGGTTTTCTGCATCGTGCTGGCCATTTTCTACGCGCTGGTGCAGTATCCGGAGCACCTCTTCGCCCGCGACGAGGACACCGGCCAGCTCGGGCGGCTCCTCTCGCGCCGGGAGATCCGAGCCCAACTCACACGGCGCCGGCCCGCGCGGGCCCCGGAACCGCCGGCCCGCGAGGACGATGCGGCGGCGGACGGATCGCCCGCATGA
- a CDS encoding glycosyltransferase produces the protein MKVLQVIDGLRSGGAEGFVTNLAISLRDLDVEVRFYLTAGVRGERGELLHARLRDAGVDVIGTEARRAASLANLRDLSRLIRSWRPDVVQANLYSAEMLCAGASLLTPARGAHYTHRLVGTNIANYRSPWVIRRLDRFFAATIACSPAVASAYASFMGGSLRSRVVTIPNGGNLLQETPGADERARARAALGIPEGAFAVAHVGRMSGVTDKKNGGMEADAKAHDVLIRGFARAFGDDADTILLCVGDGPLRPALEALAGAEGVADRVRFLGVLPEPWPAMTAADAFCFPSRNEGMPNVLPEAASCGLPVIASDIPENRFLDPGAPWIFAPVDDVAAFAEALRRMRDERDEFRARAHAAAAGFREQFSMRACAERYLACYREMVAGREKRHG, from the coding sequence ATGAAGGTGCTGCAGGTCATCGACGGGCTCCGGTCGGGCGGGGCGGAAGGCTTTGTCACCAACCTCGCCATCAGTCTGCGTGATCTGGATGTCGAGGTTCGCTTCTACCTCACGGCGGGCGTGCGGGGCGAGCGGGGGGAGCTGCTGCACGCGCGGCTGCGCGATGCGGGCGTGGACGTGATCGGGACCGAAGCGCGGCGGGCGGCCTCGCTCGCGAACCTAAGGGATCTCTCCCGGCTCATCCGGTCGTGGCGTCCGGACGTGGTCCAGGCCAACCTGTACTCCGCCGAGATGCTGTGCGCGGGGGCCTCCCTCCTGACGCCCGCCCGCGGCGCGCATTACACGCACCGCCTCGTGGGCACCAACATCGCCAACTACCGCTCCCCCTGGGTGATCCGGCGGCTCGACCGCTTCTTTGCCGCGACCATCGCCTGTTCGCCCGCCGTGGCGTCCGCCTACGCGTCGTTCATGGGGGGCAGCCTGCGCAGCCGCGTGGTGACGATCCCGAACGGCGGGAACCTGCTCCAGGAGACGCCGGGGGCGGACGAACGCGCCCGGGCGCGCGCGGCGCTTGGCATACCCGAGGGCGCCTTTGCGGTCGCCCACGTGGGCCGGATGAGCGGCGTGACGGACAAGAAGAATGGCGGCATGGAGGCCGACGCCAAGGCGCACGACGTGCTGATACGCGGCTTTGCGCGGGCGTTTGGGGACGATGCGGACACGATCCTGTTGTGCGTGGGTGATGGCCCGCTGCGGCCGGCCCTGGAGGCCCTGGCCGGCGCCGAGGGGGTCGCGGATCGCGTTCGGTTCCTGGGCGTACTGCCGGAGCCCTGGCCCGCCATGACCGCCGCGGACGCCTTCTGCTTTCCATCCCGCAATGAAGGCATGCCCAATGTGCTCCCCGAGGCGGCGTCGTGCGGCCTGCCCGTGATTGCGTCGGACATACCGGAAAACCGCTTCCTCGATCCGGGCGCCCCATGGATCTTCGCGCCTGTGGACGATGTGGCGGCCTTCGCTGAGGCCCTGCGGCGGATGCGCGACGAACGCGACGAGTTCCGGGCGCGCGCGCATGCGGCCGCGGCCGGATTCCGCGAACAGTTTTCGATGCGCGCCTGCGCCGAGCGCTACCTGGCGTGCTACCGCGAGATGGTGGCGGGGCGGGAGAAGCGCCATGGCTGA
- a CDS encoding N-acetylneuraminate synthase family protein, protein MLHPVVVAEAGCNHCGKMEIAEELIKMAAVFCQADYIKFQKRCPSELLDPAAYNAPHPNPMHSYGETYGAHREFLELDLDQHKQLVAWCEQYGIKYSCSVWDITSAREIISLNPDFIKIPSASNTHLEMIRLLTDEYGGQIHVSTGMTTRAELDTLVGLLDQAGRLKDTVIYKCTSGYPVSFDECYLLEILDYVKEFGGRAGAIGFSGHHLGIAIDNAALALGATWFERHFTLDRTWKGTDHSASLEPDGLRRLCRDLKASARALQAKPSEIVEVEIAQREKLKWQSR, encoded by the coding sequence ATGCTTCATCCCGTTGTTGTCGCCGAGGCAGGCTGCAATCACTGCGGTAAGATGGAGATTGCCGAGGAACTGATCAAGATGGCGGCGGTTTTCTGCCAGGCCGACTACATCAAGTTCCAGAAGCGTTGCCCATCGGAACTGCTCGATCCCGCGGCGTACAACGCGCCGCACCCGAACCCCATGCACAGCTACGGCGAAACCTACGGCGCGCACCGCGAGTTTCTCGAACTCGATCTCGACCAGCACAAGCAGCTGGTGGCGTGGTGCGAGCAGTACGGGATCAAGTACTCCTGCTCGGTGTGGGACATTACGTCCGCCCGGGAGATCATCTCGTTGAACCCCGATTTCATCAAGATCCCCTCGGCGTCGAACACGCACCTGGAGATGATCCGGCTGCTGACCGATGAGTACGGCGGCCAGATCCACGTTTCCACGGGCATGACGACGCGCGCGGAACTGGACACGCTCGTCGGGCTGCTCGACCAGGCTGGTCGCCTGAAGGACACGGTGATCTACAAGTGCACCTCGGGCTACCCGGTATCCTTTGACGAGTGCTATCTCCTGGAAATCCTGGACTACGTGAAGGAATTCGGCGGGCGCGCCGGCGCGATTGGCTTCAGCGGCCACCACCTGGGCATCGCCATCGACAATGCGGCGCTGGCGCTGGGCGCCACCTGGTTCGAGCGGCACTTCACGCTGGACCGCACCTGGAAGGGCACCGATCACTCGGCCAGCCTCGAACCCGACGGCCTGCGCCGCCTCTGCCGCGATCTCAAGGCGAGCGCGCGCGCGTTGCAAGCCAAGCCCTCGGAAATTGTGGAGGTGGAGATCGCGCAGCGGGAGAAGCTGAAGTGGCAGAGCAGGTAG
- a CDS encoding acylneuraminate cytidylyltransferase has product MAEQVAAIIPARGGSKGIPGKNLRPLRGKPMVAYAIEAALASRHVDRVFVSTDDPAIAAASVRYGAEVIHRPAELSGDTASSESALIHALEHLRDTEAYTPDILVFLQCTSPLTLPEDIDGTVGALLDENADSALSAYASHLFLWRRDADGQAAGVNHEKTRRPRRQEREPEFAENGAVYAMRVPGFLEARHRFFGRTAIYAMPRERSVEVDDPADLELVAALIAARGPESAGIAERTARVKLLVSDVDGVLTDAGMYYSEAGDELKKFSTRDGMGLEKLRGAGIQTAIMTRENTELVARRAQKLKVDHLFQGVTDKGACMDELAAKTGLSPDEICFVGDDFHDIPALRKAGLACCPADAAADVREYCHYILATGGGQGCVRELAEYILRARAGQE; this is encoded by the coding sequence GTGGCAGAGCAGGTAGCCGCGATCATACCGGCGCGCGGCGGCTCCAAGGGCATCCCGGGCAAGAACCTGCGCCCCCTGCGCGGCAAGCCGATGGTGGCCTACGCCATCGAGGCCGCGCTTGCGTCGCGCCACGTGGACCGGGTGTTTGTCTCGACCGACGACCCCGCGATCGCCGCCGCGAGCGTGCGGTACGGCGCGGAGGTGATCCACCGCCCCGCGGAACTCAGCGGCGATACGGCGAGTTCGGAAAGCGCGCTCATCCATGCGCTCGAACACCTCCGGGATACGGAAGCGTACACGCCGGACATCCTGGTGTTCCTCCAGTGCACGTCGCCCCTGACCCTGCCCGAAGACATCGACGGGACGGTCGGCGCCTTGCTGGACGAGAACGCCGACAGCGCGCTTTCGGCCTACGCGTCGCACCTGTTTCTCTGGCGCCGGGACGCGGATGGCCAGGCGGCGGGCGTCAACCACGAGAAAACGCGCCGCCCGCGGCGCCAGGAGCGCGAGCCGGAATTCGCCGAAAACGGCGCGGTCTACGCCATGCGCGTCCCCGGATTCCTCGAAGCGCGCCACCGCTTTTTCGGGAGGACCGCGATCTACGCCATGCCGCGCGAGCGGAGCGTGGAGGTGGACGATCCGGCCGATCTCGAGCTGGTCGCGGCGCTCATTGCCGCGCGCGGGCCGGAATCCGCCGGGATCGCCGAACGCACGGCGCGGGTAAAGCTGCTGGTCTCGGATGTGGATGGCGTATTGACCGACGCGGGCATGTACTACTCCGAAGCGGGGGACGAACTGAAGAAGTTTTCCACGCGGGACGGGATGGGGCTGGAGAAGCTGCGGGGGGCCGGTATACAGACCGCGATCATGACCCGCGAGAACACGGAACTGGTCGCGCGCCGCGCGCAGAAGCTGAAAGTCGACCACCTCTTTCAGGGCGTGACCGACAAGGGCGCGTGTATGGACGAGCTGGCGGCGAAAACCGGCCTGTCCCCCGACGAGATCTGCTTTGTCGGCGATGATTTTCACGACATTCCGGCGCTTCGCAAGGCCGGGCTGGCCTGCTGCCCCGCCGACGCGGCGGCGGACGTGCGGGAATACTGCCATTACATACTTGCCACCGGCGGCGGCCAGGGGTGCGTTCGCGAACTGGCGGAGTATATCCTCCGGGCGCGCGCGGGCCAGGAATAG
- a CDS encoding NAD-dependent epimerase/dehydratase family protein — MKKMLVTGSSGLIGSQVAEYFAEQGWAIHGLDNNQRAVFFGQEGDTRWRQQQLESMLKNFTHHEIDLRDRQGILDCVEQIRPDAIVHTAAQPSHDRAASIPFDDFDTNAAGTLNLLEAARRFAPEAPFAHMSTNKVYGDAPNHIKLKELDTRWDYDDPAYENGIPETFTIDQSMHSIFGAGKVAADVMVQEYGRYFDMKTCCLRGGCLTGPSHSGVELHGFLSYLVKCNLEGRLYKIFGYQGKQVRDNIHSLDVARFIEAFIAAPRCGEVYNIGGGKDNSCSILETFEMVASYSGRKMEYEYVDQNRMGDHICYYSDLRKMRAHYPNWDIRVPLDQIVEEIVAGWKTRG, encoded by the coding sequence ATGAAGAAGATGCTGGTAACGGGTTCAAGCGGCCTGATCGGATCGCAGGTGGCGGAGTACTTCGCGGAGCAGGGGTGGGCGATCCACGGCCTGGACAACAACCAGCGCGCGGTGTTTTTCGGCCAGGAAGGCGACACGCGCTGGCGCCAGCAGCAGCTCGAATCGATGCTGAAGAACTTCACGCACCACGAGATCGACCTTCGCGACCGCCAGGGCATTCTCGATTGCGTGGAACAGATCCGCCCGGACGCCATCGTGCATACGGCGGCGCAACCGAGCCACGACCGCGCCGCCTCGATTCCCTTCGATGACTTCGACACGAACGCCGCCGGCACGTTGAACTTGCTGGAGGCCGCGCGCCGTTTCGCGCCGGAGGCGCCCTTCGCCCACATGTCCACGAACAAGGTGTATGGCGACGCGCCGAACCATATCAAGCTGAAGGAGCTGGACACGCGCTGGGACTACGACGACCCCGCGTATGAAAACGGCATTCCCGAGACCTTCACCATCGACCAGTCGATGCACTCGATTTTCGGCGCGGGCAAGGTCGCGGCGGACGTGATGGTGCAGGAGTATGGCCGCTATTTCGACATGAAGACCTGCTGCCTGCGCGGCGGCTGCCTCACCGGCCCCTCCCACTCGGGCGTGGAGTTGCACGGCTTCCTGAGCTACCTGGTGAAGTGCAACCTGGAGGGCCGCCTCTACAAGATTTTCGGGTACCAGGGCAAGCAGGTGCGCGACAACATCCACAGCCTGGACGTCGCGCGCTTCATCGAGGCGTTCATCGCGGCGCCCCGGTGCGGCGAGGTGTACAACATCGGCGGCGGCAAGGACAACAGCTGCTCGATCCTGGAGACGTTTGAGATGGTGGCGTCCTACAGCGGCAGGAAGATGGAATACGAGTACGTGGACCAGAACCGCATGGGCGATCACATTTGTTACTACAGCGACCTGCGCAAGATGCGCGCGCACTACCCGAACTGGGATATCCGCGTTCCGCTCGACCAGATCGTTGAGGAAATTGTCGCCGGCTGGAAAACGCGGGGCTAG
- a CDS encoding glycosyltransferase family 4 protein: MRVLIVNRHFGNDHVPTGRMLRDLTEALAAAGHEVVVLAARSSYVATVRNDLAAGGAEVRYVPTFGEKYRVLSWALFLVQAWIRVPFMRWDRCIALTDPPFLGGVALLLRPFGGRCKRLFWWTMDLYPEILASSGRIGETGLAHRFFRAINNAIIRRMGGFIFLGECQLERFETYPAWRPENYIIVPPWDRRPIDRVAHEDNRFIEKYNLRDKKIALYAGNLGEGHTFAPLVRAAEALRDAGRDDWALVFVIRGSKKAQLEAAAKDLPAILITDYQPVEWTSDLLWSAHVHLITINAASKGLVVPSKLYGVLQTDAPVLFIGPGDADTAREIRRYHAGEDLEEGGEGAEMVAALDRLYARFLDGDPDRLPPDMTGPEQIAKFVTGG; this comes from the coding sequence GTGCGCGTTCTCATCGTCAACCGCCACTTCGGCAACGACCACGTGCCCACGGGCCGCATGCTGCGCGATCTGACGGAAGCGCTGGCCGCGGCGGGCCACGAGGTTGTCGTGCTGGCCGCGCGGAGTTCCTACGTGGCGACGGTGCGGAACGATTTGGCGGCGGGCGGCGCGGAGGTGCGCTATGTGCCCACCTTCGGGGAGAAGTACCGCGTCCTGAGCTGGGCGCTCTTTCTGGTCCAAGCCTGGATCCGGGTTCCCTTCATGCGGTGGGACCGCTGCATCGCCCTGACCGATCCGCCGTTCCTCGGGGGCGTCGCGCTGCTGCTGCGCCCCTTCGGCGGTCGCTGCAAACGCCTGTTCTGGTGGACCATGGACCTCTACCCGGAGATTCTCGCGAGCAGCGGGCGCATCGGCGAGACGGGGCTGGCGCACCGATTCTTCCGCGCGATTAACAACGCGATTATCCGGCGCATGGGCGGTTTCATCTTTCTCGGCGAGTGCCAGCTGGAGCGTTTTGAGACCTACCCGGCGTGGCGCCCCGAGAACTACATCATCGTGCCCCCGTGGGACCGGCGCCCGATTGATCGCGTGGCGCACGAGGACAACCGCTTCATCGAGAAGTACAACCTGCGCGACAAGAAGATCGCGCTTTACGCCGGCAACCTCGGCGAGGGGCATACGTTCGCGCCGCTCGTGCGCGCGGCCGAGGCACTGCGCGACGCCGGGCGGGACGACTGGGCGCTGGTGTTCGTCATTCGCGGATCGAAAAAGGCGCAGCTGGAGGCGGCGGCGAAAGACCTGCCCGCCATTCTCATTACCGACTATCAGCCCGTAGAGTGGACCTCGGATCTACTCTGGTCCGCGCATGTGCACCTGATCACCATCAACGCCGCCTCCAAGGGGCTCGTGGTGCCCAGCAAGCTCTACGGCGTGCTCCAGACCGACGCCCCCGTGCTCTTCATCGGGCCCGGGGACGCCGATACCGCGCGCGAGATTCGCCGCTACCACGCGGGTGAAGATTTGGAGGAAGGCGGTGAAGGCGCGGAGATGGTCGCGGCGCTGGACCGGCTTTATGCGCGCTTCCTGGACGGCGATCCAGACCGGCTTCCGCCCGATATGACAGGCCCGGAACAGATCGCGAAGTTTGTCACCGGCGGCTGA